The Sphaerochaeta globosa str. Buddy region TCTTTGTAAGGCATCTTTACCTTTTTTCTAATTTACGCTAAGGTTTCCACGTTTCCGGTACTATGGTACCTGTAAGCATGCGCCAATAGCTCAGTTGGATAGAGCAACTGCCTTCTAAGCAGTAGGTCGTAGGTTCGATTCCTACTTGGCGTAGTACAAACAAACCACTATAAAGAAAGAGGATACTGGCTACAAAACCGGTATCCTTTCTTTATATACCAGACTACCCTACCCTAAGCTACATCGTGATCTACATCAAGAAGCAAGATAAAGATCTTTCAAGCGATGGGTCACCAGCAGTTCTGCCGATGAACAGAGAGGTATTCTCACAGGAAGTGCGGAAGAACTTGTTTGAGAGCGACCTCGAAGCGCTGAGGATGATTTGGAGATAGGATGAGTATGTGTATTTCAATTTCATCCTGGCTACAGCAGGGAAAAGCAGAGTTGTGCTATTGATGATTCAGAGAGCTGAGCTGATCCTGGAGCATGAGAACACATTTCATGGGCTTTCTGATTCACATAATCTAAACCTCTGAGTCCCGCTACATTCGGTGATTTTGGTAAGTAAGCTTGTTCAAAATATGCATAGCAACAGAAGAAAAGAGTTCAAAGAATTTCCTTGCAGAGCCTTGATAATTGAGCCAAGGTTTTGTCTTTATCAGGAGAAAGCCAAAGAGTCCTGATTATGCCTAAACGGCCAGATATGGAGTAATAGATTAACCAGAGGTACTTAATTCATAATTTACATTGTCAACCTAGTCAATGAGTGATAATATTTGTCTTAGTATTGCAATGGGGGTCAAAATAATGACAAGTTCTGATTTTACAGGTCTAAATACACTAAATACATTTGTGAACCAATCCCGGAATAATTTGCTTAATTATTTCTGCAAAACATGCTTTGTTCTGGGTAAATTTAATCAGAGCACTCAGTTCTATGAAATGTTAGGAACATGTTTCTTAATTAAAAACAACCTAATAGCAACATCAACACATGTTATTGGTGGAAATACTTCTAATCTCTTTATTTTTTTCCCTGAAATCTTGGAGATTAACTCATATCAAGACGTTTCCAATACTGAATGCAAACCAATTCCTGCTGAGATTGTCTCACAGAATCCTTTTTCTGATATTACAATTTTGAAAACTGACATAAGCTATTCTGGTAATTTGATTCCATTGGGCTCATTTGATGATACTTCTATACTAGAAACACTTTGGGTTTTCGGCTTTCCACATTGTGTTGAGGGCAGAAGAGTTTTTACAGCACAGCAGGCAGAGCTTGGAGCGAAGATCTTGTTGTCTAGCAGTAATATCAAATCAAAGTTTGGTGTTTTAAATATTCAATCCAGACCGGGACAATCTGGAAGTATTGTTTTTTCTCCCACTAAAAATAAGATTGTGGGAATGCTAGCTGGCGCATATGCCATCGATTGTGGAATATCTCTTGGGGGCATTAATCCTAGAGAACTTAACCAGACAACTCAGTGTATTTCTGCTGAGTATATTTCCGAGATGCTCGAAGAGTAGGAGTCTAATTATGCAATCTCAAGATTTTTCTGATGTCATATCTCAACTTCCAAAATTCCAACGAAGACTAGTTATTGAATTGCTCGGTGAGAAAGAAGCTTACTTATCAGCTGCAGAAACATATTTCTTAACTTCTGGCCCTGACAATATGCAACCATTTGGTGGAGAACCGTTTACAAGCAAGGAATCTAAAGAATCAAAGAAGGCTTTATGGCCAAATTTCTTAAAAGAACTCAATAAATTAATATGCGGTCATCCAGAATACTCTACAAATAGAGAAGAGTTTTTCAAAGAAAGTGATACATTAAGAACTATAATTATTACTAATGTCTCAGCATACATGGGAATCAAATTTGGAATACCAGCAACTTATTTGGCTCCGATTATTGTACTTATCGTTTGTGCTGCTATTAAGGTCGGAAAAAATGCATATTGCTCAACGTATTATGATGAGATGGAAGCTTTGTAACTACTACACCAATTCTAAATCAAATTTCCTAACAACCTCTAATATTGATGTATATACGCTGATAGTTGCTGATAAAACTACCTATTCTTATCTGCTTATATTTCTTTATCAATTAATCTCTTATGATTGTCATTGATAGCGGTTGATAAACCCACAATGGCGCCTTCTAAGCAGTAGGTCTTATCTCGCCTCCTCCTGGTGTATTCGATCAAGCGGTCTGATTCTATGAATAGTATCTTTCTTCTTGATTTCCTATACCTTTTCCTTGACTTCTGACATACCTTGACGTAGTGTGAATTCGGGCATTTCTGATTGGGCTAAATCCTCATGTGAAAGACTTGACCCTCTACATTTACTCGTACTGCTTTACATCCCCACTGGGAAAAAGAGGTATTGATTTTGCTTGCATATGATATACGTGTTCAGGTCAATTGTTTGTTTGATTACTGTAAAGTCTTCTCAATGAGTAATGATGATTTGAGAGAATATACTCGACTAATTTGGTATGGCTACGACGAAGTAGGCCCTGCTGTTTATAGAAAGAATCCGGAGACGGGGATGGTGGTTCGCATCGATTTCCTGAAAGAATCCGTCTAAAAAACTTCGGCTTTTGACATATCTCATGATAATTGCAAGGGAAGTGTCATAGTTCAATCTTGACGCCTCGCGTAGAAGGTCCTACGCTTATGCCATGAGAGGCATCTTTGTGGACTTCTTAGGTGTATCGCCTCAGAGACAGCGCAGTGAACAACTGTTCTTCAGGTTGTTTTTCCTTCAGGCAGAAACTAGAGGAGGCTTGACTGATGCTGCCATTTGATCTTCGCATCCAGGCACAACATCACTTCGATTATTGTCGGGTCTTCGACTTTCCAAAGGAAGCCAAACTACTGCGTTTCACTCGCGTCAAATGGTTTGGCTATGATGAAGAAGGACCGGCCGTCTACCGGGAGGATCCTGATACAGGGGAGGTTGTACGTATAGATTTTCTTCACTGACCGTACAGCAGAAAGGCTTAAATCGCTGGACAGTATCACAATACTGGGATAGCGTTTACCAACAAGAAAACTCATCGTTCAGACCCTGAATTGTCTGAAAGGTTTTGTAATTATAAGTTGTTATTTTGTAATATTTTGTTTTAGTATTTTTAAATGTAAAGGAATTTTAGGTAAACTAGTTGACAGAGGTGGATAAATATTCGATATTCGCATTGAATCGTGAAGGCTCCATAGTCTCCAACTATGGAAATTCTATGCCTGAAACGAGTGGAGGGAATGGAAAAGATTGAAAGGTGTTGAAGTTTCTGTCGAACGGGTTTCCCGCTCCTATGGCGATTTCAAGGCACTCGACGATGTGAGTGTCAAGATAAACAAAGGTGAGTTCTTCTCACTGCTGGGGCCTTCCGGGTGTGGCAAAACCACCCTGCTTAGGATTATCGCTGGGTTTGATTACCCTGATTCTGGAAGCGTGGCGTTCGACAACAAGGACATTTTGCCCTTGCCGCCGGATAAAAGGCAATCCAACACTGTATTCCAGACCTACGCATTATTCCCCCACCTAACGGTCTACGAAAATATTGCCTTCCCTCTACGTCTCAGACGTGTAGACAAGCAAACCATCGAAACCAAAGTCATGGAATACGTGCGCCTCGTGCAGCTTGAAGACCATGTCAATAAAAAACCCTCAATGCTCAGCGGCGGTCAAAAGCAGCGCGTTGCCATTGCCAGGGCGCTCATCAACGAACCACGAGTACTGTTGCTTGACGAGCCTTTATCCGCCCTCGATGCAAAGCTTCGCCAAAACCTGCTGGTTGAACTGGACCAAATCCATGACAAAGTTGGAATCACATTCATCTATGTCACGCACGACCAGAGCGAAGCACTCTCTGTTTCAGATCGTATTGCCGTCATGAACAGAGGCAAGGTTCTGCAGATTGGTACTCCCTACGAAATTTACGAGGCTCCGGCAACTCGTTTTGTTGCCCAGTTCATCGGCGAATCAAACAGCTTCCCGTGTACGGTAGTCTCCTGCGAACCGTATGAAGGCGAATATCTGATACGTGTCGACGTTCCAGCCTTGCAAGGGGAAATATCGGTTACCGATTATGAACCCCAGGCAATTGGAGCTGCACTCGATTTTACCGTACGTCCGGAGAAAGTACGGATCTCCGCCAACCCTCCCCGCAGTACCGTGAAAGAACTCAACACCTTCAAGGGCGTGGTTGATGAACCGGTGTATTCGGGATTCCAATCCAAATTTTATGTCAAACTCGAACGGGTGCCTTCCACCCAGGTTAAAGTCTTCAAGCAGCACACCGTATTCCTTGAGGATGGTCCCGACATTGAATGGAAGGATTCTGTCTACGTCAGTTGGACAGCAGCTGACGGCTATCTGGTAAAGGATACCGACCGATGAAAAAGACCCTCAAGCCAAGGGAACGTGAACAAATGCTCGGAACCATGTATGGTGGTCCCATGGGCTTGTGGTTCACCCTCTTTTTCACGGTCCCCTTGGGTATCATCATTCTCTATAGTTTCATGAAGCGTGGTTTGTACGGGGGTGTGGAGTGGGAATTCACCCTCACTGCCTACAAACAGATGTTCAATCCCAGTTTCGGCATGGTGGTCCTGCGAACGTTATGGATTAGTATACTCTCCACATTCCTGTGCATTCTCATAGCCATACCCTGCGGCTATGCCATGGCGAAGAGCAAGCACCAGACCTTCCTGCTTTTCCTCATTATCATTCCGTTCTGGACCAATTCGCTGATCAGAATCTACGCTTGGATTTCCATTCTATCCACCGAGGGCTTCATCAACAGCCTGCTTATGAAACTCGGCCTGATTGATGAAGGTCTGAAACTCATCTACAACAACGGGGCTGTCGTGTTGGTTCTCATCTACATGTACCTGCCGTTCGCCATCCTGCCTTTGTTCACCACCATCGACAAGTTTGATTTTTCCCTGCTCGATGCAGCACGCGACCTTGGAGCAACAAAACTCGGCTCGATTGTCAGAGTGATGTTCCCCAATATCAAGAGTGGGTTGAGCACGGCATTCATTTTTACCTTCATCCCGATCTTTGGAGCATACACTGTTCCGCTGTTGGTTGGCGGCAAGGACTCAACCATGATCGGCAATATCATCGTCGACCAGGTTTCAAAAACAAGAAACTGGCCGTTGGCTTCGGCTTTCTCCATGATACTCACCCTCATCTCCCTGGTTGGGGTATTCTGGATGCTGTACAACGGCAAACGAGAGCAAATGCAGAAGGAAGGCGGTTCAAAGAAAACCACCCAACAGGCACTTGAGCACAACATCAGGGCACATCACAACCATCGAGGTGCCAAATGAACTACCACAGATACTCAAGCAAATCAGGATTCTCTTTCTCCTACGGAATGTTGGCCCTGGTAATAGTCTTTCTGTTCATCCCCTTGTTTGTTGTAGTATTCTTTTCCTTCAACAACGCAAAGGGAATGCAATGGGACCACGCCTCGCTGGTGTGGTATAAGACGCTGATTTTTGACAGCCCCTCATTGTGGGCAGCATTCAGAAACAGCTTGGTCATAGCGCTTACCAGCTCCATTACGGCAACCGTACTCGGCTCTCTTGCAGCCATCGGCATTAAGTGGTATCGCTTCCATGGCCGCAACTACATCACGACCGTAAGCTACCTTCCGATGGTCCTTCCCGAAGTCATCATCGGTATTTCCATGTTGATTTTTTTCTCAGCGGTCAAGGTACGCTTGGGCATGTTTACCATTTATGCAGCTCATACGACGTTCAACCTCCCCTTTGTGTTCATGATGGTCACAGCACGCCTCGATGAGTTCGACTATTCCACCGTGGAAGCAGCAAGGGACTTGGGTGCCAATGAACGGCAGACATTAACCAAAGTCATTATACCCAGCATTATTCCGGCAGTACTCTCGGGCTTTTTGATGTGTATTACCATGTCCCTTGAGGACTTTGTCATTACATTCTTCGTATCCGGACCTGGTTCGGGTACCCTTCCGCTGTATGTATATTCGATGATTCGCTACGGCGTCTCCCCGGTGATCAACGCACTGTCGTTCGTTATGATTCTCGGTACCATGGTCATCGCATTCATCTTCAGGAAATTCCTAAAAACTGTGGCTGCGAGCAGCTAAGGTTGGAGGCATGATCTCATTTGGAGGTGCGTCGTGCACAAGATGTTCCGGTATTTTTCCATACTGGTTGTCTGCTTACTCATGCTTACCGGCATGGGTTGCAGGAAACCCGCACAGCAGAACAGCAAGCTGTATCTGTACAACTGGACGTATTACACTCCGGATGCTTTGGTGGCCCAGTTTGAGAAAGAAACCGGTATTGATGTAGTTATCGATAATTTTGCCTCCAACGAAGAGATGTTTGCAAAAATCATGGCGGGCGGCAATGAGGGATACGACCTCATATTCCCTTCCTCTGATTACACAGCGATTATGATCAAGCTTGGTCTGTTGACCGAGCTCGACCATACCATGATTCCAAACCTCAAGTACCTCTCGCCCTTGTTCAGGGAAAAAGCAGACTACGACCCTGCCTTCCGCTATAGCGTCCCCTACTTCATGGGTTCTAGCGGCATCGCTGTGAATACACAGCGAGCTCCTGCCGGGTATGAGCGCACGTGGGACATTTTCTCCGATATCCGCATGGCCGGGAGCATGTCCATGCTCGATGACATGCGCGAAGTAATGGGAGCGGCCCTCAAACATCTGGGATATAGCGGCAACTCCATAGACCGCGATCAGCTGCAGCAAGCTGCCGACCTCATCAACACCAAGTGGAAGCCCAATCTGGTAAAGTTCGATTCTGAATCGTTCGGCAAGGCGTTCAGCAGAGGTGAATTCGTTGTAGTACACGCGTATCCGGAGAATGTGTTTGCTGAAATCAGCAAGGAGAAGTGGTCGTCGATTGACTTCTTCATCCCTCCTGAAGGTGGAATGATGTACATCGACAACATGGTCATACCCAAAGGATCGAGAAATTTGGAGGCAGCCCATGCCTTCATCAATTTCATCCACGAACCGAAAAATTATGCCGTTTTCTTGGATACCTTCAGCCTTCCTCCCACTACCAATACAGGAGCCGCTGCCTTCATGAAAACAGAACAACCGTTCTTTTCCATCGAAGATCTTTCCCATTCTGACAACATCAGCGATTTAGGATCTGATTTGGAATTATACAATCAGCTGTGGCAAGTCATACGGTATCATTAGAAATTCTTGCATATTTATGCATGATTTTTACATTCTGTTCTAGTTTACTCTTGCAACGTGGTTTTACAACAGGTATTCTGAACCAACATGCTTTTGTTGGGGAGAGAATGATCCATGAATAGCTATCAAATTATTACCGGTATCGCCTTTGCACTCTATCTTGGCCTCATGCTGGCCATCGGGTTCTTTACGTTCCGCAAGACCAAGTCCACCAGCGACTACTTCCTTGGCGGACGATCCATCGGTCCCTGGTTCACCGCCCTCAGTGCTGAGGCATCCGACATGAGTGGTTGGCTCTTAATGGGCCTTCCCGGACTTGCCTACTTTACCGGCCTGCAGGAAGCCTTCTGGACTGCAGTGGGACTTTTGGTGGGGACGTACCTCAATTGGCTCTTCGTTGCCAAACGAATGCGCAAGTATACCATCCATGCTAAGGATTCCATCACCATCCCCGAGTTTTTGACCAATCGGTTCCACGACAAATCAAAAACACTGCAGATTATCAGCTCGATTATCATTCTTGTGTTTTTTGTCGTGTATACAGCCAGCGGGTTCCTTGCTTGTGCGAAGCTCTTCACCTCCGTCTTCGGCATGAATTACTACGTCGCACTCATCCTTGGAGTGGTAGTCATTCTTGGATATACTCTGCTCGGCGGGTACCTGGCTGTCGTTGCAACAGACTTCGTTCAAGGAAGCTTGATGTTCATAGCCCTTGTTGCGACCGGAATTCTTGCCCTTTTTATGGCAGGTGGTCCCGTTCATACTTTCACCAAACTCGCAGAATTCGGTCAACACTTCATCAACCCGTTCATCACCCCTCCGGGAACGACCTACGGCTTTTTGCAGATTCTCAGCGCGCTGGCTTGGGGCCTTGGCTACTTCGGCATGCCCCACATCCTGGTACGGTTCATGTCAATTCGCAGCAATGCTGAAGTTAAGACCAGCCGTAGGATTGCCATGATCTGGGTTACCATTGCAATGGCGGCAGCACTGCTCGTTGGTGTTGTAGGCAAGATTTTCCTCCTGCCAACGACCTACGCCAGCCAAAGTGCAGCAGAGGCAGTATTCATTGCAAGCATGCAGAAAATATTCCCCACATTCATTGCCGGTTTCTTCCTATGTGCCATTCTTGCCGCCAGTATGAGTACCGCTGATAGCCAGTTGCTTGTTGCCTCCTCAGCCTTCAGCAAAGACGTTTACAAGGCAATGCTTCGCAAGAACGCCTCCGATAAGGAGACCCTTTTGGTAAGTCGTATTACTGTTATCGCCGTCACCATCATTGCCATTTTTTTGGCAATGGACCCCAACTCTTCTATTTTCGACGTTGTCAGTTATGCATGGGCGGGATTTGGTGCAACCTTCGGGCCAGTCATCATCGCAGCCCTCTTCTGGAGACGGGCAACCCGTAATGGAGCCATTGCAGCCATGGTGGGTGGTGGACTGACAGTCATTATCTGGAAGCAACTGTCCGGTGGCCTCTTTGATGTCTACGAACTGCTTCCCGGCTTCATATTCGCTTCCATTCTTATGGTGATATTCAGCCTTCTGGAAAAAAATCCAGATAAGGCGATGGTGGCAGAATTCGATGCCTATATGGCCATCGAAGACTGACAGGTTGAACCGGGGAGCAATCCCCGGTTTTTTACTATTTTCCTAATTTTGTAGAATAACCTCTTGACGCAACAACAACCTGACTTTATACTTCGGCATAATCCAGCCTTTCGGTAGGATATTTTACTTGGAGGAGGCACACCATGATGCAGATGCAAAGCGCAACTGAATCCTCTGATCCTATGATGTGCCGCACGGCACTCACCTAAGAACTCCAAGGTACTTTCATGAAACAAGCAAAACATCCTCGTTGTGGATCGATAGTCGACCACATGTGACGCTTCTGGTCTCACTGCCCACGAACAGACGTTCGTGCATTCATACACCAGGAGAATCCCTATGGCTACCTATCATTTTGAAACAATCGCCCTCCATGCGGGCCAAGAACGGGCTGACAGTGCAACCGGAGCAAGAGCTGTTCCGATTTATCAGACGACCAGTTATGTGTTTGACAATTGTGCCCACGCCGAGGCACGCTTCAACCTAAGCGAACCCGGAAACATTTACAGCCGGCTTACAAATCCCACCCAGGATGCTTTTGAGCAACGCATAGCCGCCCTTGAAGGAGGCATTGCCGCCCTTGCCGTATCCAGCGGGTCGGCAGCGATCACCTATTCCCTGCTCAACCTCGCCAAGCAGGGAGAACACATCGTATCGGCAAAGACCATCTACGGGGGCACCTACAACCTGCTCTCGCATACGCTGTGCGAGTGGGGTATTACCACCACGTTCGTAGATGCTTCGAATCTGGGTGAGGTCGAACAGGCGATCACCGATGCAACAAAGGCACTCTTTGTGGAGACGATAGGAAATCCCAATGCCACCTTGTGCGACCTTGAGGCGTTGGCGGCCCTCGCCCACCGTCACAAAATTCCCTTGGTGGTGGACAATACCTTTGCCACACCCTATCTGGTTCGGCCCATCGAGCTGGGAGCCGACATTGTCGTCCATTCTGCAACGAAGTTCATCGGCGGCCATGGGACAAGCCTCGGGGGAGTCATCGTCGACAGCGGCAATTTCGATTGGAAGGCAAGCGGCAAATTTCCGTCGATCACCGAACCCAATCCCAGCTATCACGGGATCAGCTTCACCGAAGCGGGCGGTCGTGCTGCGTGGATCACCAAAGCCCGTGCCGTCCTTCTGCGTGATACCGGCTCTTGCCTGTCCCCCTTCCATTCCTTTTTCTTCCTCCAAGGCCTCGAAACCCTTGCCCTCAGAGTGACTCGCCACGTTGAGAACACCCTTGAGGTGGTGGCGTTCCTGTCCAAGCACCCCTTGGTCGATGTTGTGCGTCACCCCAGCCTTACGGACAATGCCTATCATGCTTTGTACAAGCGATACTTCCCCAAGGGAGGCATCAGCATCTTCACCTTCGACATAAAGGGAACGGAAAAAGAGGCCAGGGCCTTCATCGACTCATTGAAGCTCTTCAGCCTGCTCGCCAATGTTGCCGATGTGAAGTCGCTGGTCATCCATCCGGCCACCACCACCCATTCCCAGTTGAATGCAGAAGAGCAGGAAAGCCAGGGAATAAAGGGGACGACCATCCGCCTTTCCATAGGCTGTGAGCATGCCCAGGATTTGATCGACGACTTGGCCCAAGCCTTTGATGCGATAGGAGGACCAGTATGCCGGTAACCATACCCCAAGATCTGCCTGCCGCTCTCGTGCTGAAACAGGAAAACATTTTCTTTATGACCAAGGAGCGGGCAATCCATCAGGATATACGACCTCTGCAGGTGGCCTTGCTCAATTTGATGCCCAACAAGAGCCGCACGGAAGAACAGTTTCTCAGGCTTTTGGGCAACACAGCCCTGCAGGTCGAGCTGACTTTCCTGACTACGGCAACCTATCAGAGCAAGAACACCCCGGTTTCTTACTTGCAGACGTTCTATCAGACGTTCGACCAAGTACGAGACCGTCATTTCGACGCACTCATCATCACCGGCAGCCCGGTCGAGACCCTGGCCTTTGAAGAAGTTGCCTATTGGCAGGAACTGACAAGCATCCTGTCTTGGGCCGACTTGCATGTATATGCATCCTTCTTTGTCTGCTGGGCGGCCCAGGCTGCCCTCTACCACTACTATGGGATAGGGAAACACCAACTTCCGAAAAAGCTCTCAGGTGTATACAGTCATAGCGTACGCAAAAAAGGCACTCCCTTGGTTCGGGGATTCGATGATGTATTTTGGGCGCCGCACTCGCGTCACACAGCCCTTGACGAGGAAAGCCTCTATGCCCATGAGGACCTAGAGGTTCTTGCCGACTCAAAAGAGGCAGGTGTCTATGTAGCTGCAAGCAAGGATGGAAGAAAAACGTTTGTCACCGGACACAGCGAATACGACGAGCTGACATTGCACGATGAATACCAGCGCGACCTCGCAGCAGGAATGAATCCCCAAATTCCCGTCAACTACTATGAAAACGGGGAAGTTGCGGTGCGCTGGCGGTCACATGCACACCTGCTGTTCAGCAACTGGCTGAACTATCAGGTCTACCAGAACACCCCGTATCAGTTGGAGGAGATCAGCAAAGCCTTGCAGCACAGCTGAGTCATCTGTTCCTTCAAGGCTTCTATCTGGGCATCACCGATAAAGCTCACATTCGCCTGCTCGACCCCTGCGGCCCAGTTGATACTGTATGCAAGGGCGAGCGTGCGGATGCCGGCTTCCGCAAGCAAGCCCACCTCGGTGGCCAACGTCATCCCTACCACATCACAACCCATGTGTGCAAACATACGGATTTCCGCCTTGGTCTCCAAACGCGGTCCGTTTGTACACACATACACCCCAGCATCCTTGAGGTAAGGAGCGAGTGCCTTCATGCGATTACTAAGCGCAACATCGAATACCTCGTCCATCGCACAATGCCTTACGCCGCTGGAGCCTCCGATGTGGAAGGTGTGTTCCCGAGCGCCCCCACTGACGTCGATAAAGTCAGAGACAATGCCGATATCCCCGGGCTCAAGTGCTTTTGAAATGGAGCCTACTGCATAGATGCCGACGGCCTCTTGCACCCCCAAGGCAGCCAAAGCAGCCACATTGGCCCGATAATTGATCAAATGGGGAGGGACACTGTGATCAGAGCCGTGGCGGGGCAGGAAGACCAAATCATCACCTACGAACAACGCAACCTTTCCATAGGGAGTTCCTACAACCGTTTTCTTGAGTGTAAGACCTTCCAAGGAATCGACACCGGTTCCACCAATAATTGCTTTCATGAAAAGTTCCTTTGTATTTCTTCCGGTTTGAGTATCCCTTT contains the following coding sequences:
- a CDS encoding ABC transporter permease translates to MNYHRYSSKSGFSFSYGMLALVIVFLFIPLFVVVFFSFNNAKGMQWDHASLVWYKTLIFDSPSLWAAFRNSLVIALTSSITATVLGSLAAIGIKWYRFHGRNYITTVSYLPMVLPEVIIGISMLIFFSAVKVRLGMFTIYAAHTTFNLPFVFMMVTARLDEFDYSTVEAARDLGANERQTLTKVIIPSIIPAVLSGFLMCITMSLEDFVITFFVSGPGSGTLPLYVYSMIRYGVSPVINALSFVMILGTMVIAFIFRKFLKTVAASS
- the putP gene encoding sodium/proline symporter PutP; translated protein: MNSYQIITGIAFALYLGLMLAIGFFTFRKTKSTSDYFLGGRSIGPWFTALSAEASDMSGWLLMGLPGLAYFTGLQEAFWTAVGLLVGTYLNWLFVAKRMRKYTIHAKDSITIPEFLTNRFHDKSKTLQIISSIIILVFFVVYTASGFLACAKLFTSVFGMNYYVALILGVVVILGYTLLGGYLAVVATDFVQGSLMFIALVATGILALFMAGGPVHTFTKLAEFGQHFINPFITPPGTTYGFLQILSALAWGLGYFGMPHILVRFMSIRSNAEVKTSRRIAMIWVTIAMAAALLVGVVGKIFLLPTTYASQSAAEAVFIASMQKIFPTFIAGFFLCAILAASMSTADSQLLVASSAFSKDVYKAMLRKNASDKETLLVSRITVIAVTIIAIFLAMDPNSSIFDVVSYAWAGFGATFGPVIIAALFWRRATRNGAIAAMVGGGLTVIIWKQLSGGLFDVYELLPGFIFASILMVIFSLLEKNPDKAMVAEFDAYMAIED
- a CDS encoding O-acetylhomoserine aminocarboxypropyltransferase/cysteine synthase family protein — protein: MATYHFETIALHAGQERADSATGARAVPIYQTTSYVFDNCAHAEARFNLSEPGNIYSRLTNPTQDAFEQRIAALEGGIAALAVSSGSAAITYSLLNLAKQGEHIVSAKTIYGGTYNLLSHTLCEWGITTTFVDASNLGEVEQAITDATKALFVETIGNPNATLCDLEALAALAHRHKIPLVVDNTFATPYLVRPIELGADIVVHSATKFIGGHGTSLGGVIVDSGNFDWKASGKFPSITEPNPSYHGISFTEAGGRAAWITKARAVLLRDTGSCLSPFHSFFFLQGLETLALRVTRHVENTLEVVAFLSKHPLVDVVRHPSLTDNAYHALYKRYFPKGGISIFTFDIKGTEKEARAFIDSLKLFSLLANVADVKSLVIHPATTTHSQLNAEEQESQGIKGTTIRLSIGCEHAQDLIDDLAQAFDAIGGPVCR
- a CDS encoding ABC transporter permease, producing the protein MKKTLKPREREQMLGTMYGGPMGLWFTLFFTVPLGIIILYSFMKRGLYGGVEWEFTLTAYKQMFNPSFGMVVLRTLWISILSTFLCILIAIPCGYAMAKSKHQTFLLFLIIIPFWTNSLIRIYAWISILSTEGFINSLLMKLGLIDEGLKLIYNNGAVVLVLIYMYLPFAILPLFTTIDKFDFSLLDAARDLGATKLGSIVRVMFPNIKSGLSTAFIFTFIPIFGAYTVPLLVGGKDSTMIGNIIVDQVSKTRNWPLASAFSMILTLISLVGVFWMLYNGKREQMQKEGGSKKTTQQALEHNIRAHHNHRGAK
- a CDS encoding homoserine O-succinyltransferase, translating into MPVTIPQDLPAALVLKQENIFFMTKERAIHQDIRPLQVALLNLMPNKSRTEEQFLRLLGNTALQVELTFLTTATYQSKNTPVSYLQTFYQTFDQVRDRHFDALIITGSPVETLAFEEVAYWQELTSILSWADLHVYASFFVCWAAQAALYHYYGIGKHQLPKKLSGVYSHSVRKKGTPLVRGFDDVFWAPHSRHTALDEESLYAHEDLEVLADSKEAGVYVAASKDGRKTFVTGHSEYDELTLHDEYQRDLAAGMNPQIPVNYYENGEVAVRWRSHAHLLFSNWLNYQVYQNTPYQLEEISKALQHS
- a CDS encoding S1 family peptidase, giving the protein MSDNICLSIAMGVKIMTSSDFTGLNTLNTFVNQSRNNLLNYFCKTCFVLGKFNQSTQFYEMLGTCFLIKNNLIATSTHVIGGNTSNLFIFFPEILEINSYQDVSNTECKPIPAEIVSQNPFSDITILKTDISYSGNLIPLGSFDDTSILETLWVFGFPHCVEGRRVFTAQQAELGAKILLSSSNIKSKFGVLNIQSRPGQSGSIVFSPTKNKIVGMLAGAYAIDCGISLGGINPRELNQTTQCISAEYISEMLEE
- a CDS encoding extracellular solute-binding protein, translating into MFRYFSILVVCLLMLTGMGCRKPAQQNSKLYLYNWTYYTPDALVAQFEKETGIDVVIDNFASNEEMFAKIMAGGNEGYDLIFPSSDYTAIMIKLGLLTELDHTMIPNLKYLSPLFREKADYDPAFRYSVPYFMGSSGIAVNTQRAPAGYERTWDIFSDIRMAGSMSMLDDMREVMGAALKHLGYSGNSIDRDQLQQAADLINTKWKPNLVKFDSESFGKAFSRGEFVVVHAYPENVFAEISKEKWSSIDFFIPPEGGMMYIDNMVIPKGSRNLEAAHAFINFIHEPKNYAVFLDTFSLPPTTNTGAAAFMKTEQPFFSIEDLSHSDNISDLGSDLELYNQLWQVIRYH
- a CDS encoding MTAP family purine nucleoside phosphorylase, whose translation is MKAIIGGTGVDSLEGLTLKKTVVGTPYGKVALFVGDDLVFLPRHGSDHSVPPHLINYRANVAALAALGVQEAVGIYAVGSISKALEPGDIGIVSDFIDVSGGAREHTFHIGGSSGVRHCAMDEVFDVALSNRMKALAPYLKDAGVYVCTNGPRLETKAEIRMFAHMGCDVVGMTLATEVGLLAEAGIRTLALAYSINWAAGVEQANVSFIGDAQIEALKEQMTQLCCKALLISSN
- a CDS encoding ABC transporter ATP-binding protein gives rise to the protein MKGVEVSVERVSRSYGDFKALDDVSVKINKGEFFSLLGPSGCGKTTLLRIIAGFDYPDSGSVAFDNKDILPLPPDKRQSNTVFQTYALFPHLTVYENIAFPLRLRRVDKQTIETKVMEYVRLVQLEDHVNKKPSMLSGGQKQRVAIARALINEPRVLLLDEPLSALDAKLRQNLLVELDQIHDKVGITFIYVTHDQSEALSVSDRIAVMNRGKVLQIGTPYEIYEAPATRFVAQFIGESNSFPCTVVSCEPYEGEYLIRVDVPALQGEISVTDYEPQAIGAALDFTVRPEKVRISANPPRSTVKELNTFKGVVDEPVYSGFQSKFYVKLERVPSTQVKVFKQHTVFLEDGPDIEWKDSVYVSWTAADGYLVKDTDR